The Gossypium hirsutum isolate 1008001.06 chromosome D07, Gossypium_hirsutum_v2.1, whole genome shotgun sequence genome includes the window ggtatataaaagttaaaaaatatagaaaaacgtATAGATAAAAGatatgcatatgtacatataaaatagaaatatacaaatatatacgtatttacagaaaaaaaattgaaaacaaaagtaTGTATAAAAAAAGTACGCTTgtatgtacaaaaatatatatattcaaaatcttttaaaattatatgtatgtatattatctAAAACATGCGTGTATATgtataatagtaatactaataataataataatagcaataataataatgataaatatttttaaaaaaataaaaaaaataagaaaaatagctAAACTGGACCAAATTGAACTTGAAAACAAAAAATGGgcgaattttgaataaatttttaaaagaaaagggtCCACTTGAACACGCGCGTAACAAcggaggaccaaaagggaaattatccCCTCCTTCCAAAACCCGCGCAGcaagggaccaaattgaaacaaaaataaaatatgcgGCCCGATTtctaaaataagtaaaaaggatTTAATTCAAAAGCGTTGCAAAAAGGAAGGGCCAATTGCGCAAATAGACCATGTGACGTCAgagcgcgcggatcctcccctccggGTCGGTTCACGCGCGGGTCGCACCTGgcttaaaacggcgccgttttcaaATCGGTATTTAAGTTTgcttttctgaaaaaaaaaacctaatagctgccgtttttaaaaaaaaaataaaaaaacaacagaaaataaagtaaaagcagagatttctctgctagggttttaaaCCCCTTTTGCCACCGCCGCTCTCGGCCTTCGGCCGTTTCAAATCCTGGCCCTCCGACTCCGGTTCCAACCGAAGCAAGCCTAGGACGTCGACGACGACACCGCAGGTAAGAAACCCCATTTTTTAAACTACTCTTTTtgtaaagaaaaggaaaaataagcataaaataaccaaaaaagaaTCGAAATCACCTTTAGATCTAAAAAACTTTCTTGTATTCTCtctgtattttcaatttttttccttttttttcttttacagatTTGATAGGCCTTTTATAGgccgaaaataaagaaaataaaacagtCTAAATGCTGTTTTTGCTGTTTCTTCTCTCTGGGACTCTCTAAGTCCGTGTTTTCGCAGGTGACGTGCGTGGAGAGGGGTCGAGCTCTGAGTTGTGCGACGACTGGGCGTTAGGCGCGACGCGAGGCTGCTGGACGCGCCTGAAGGCTTGCTGCGGCGCTCCTTAGGGCTAGggttctttcttttattttgctttggGCCAGGGTTATTTTGGGCTTAGGTTAGTTTTGTTGGGCCTGTAATTGTTGGACTATTCCTGGACCTGGGTCGATTGGGCCCTATTACAATACCCATGTGCATACTTttgtccatttattttattttcatgattttcatatacatatatacacgtatttttttatattattgtttttttatatattacattacttTTTTATGTATTCTTGTATAGGCGTGTTAAATATATGTGCACACATATTTGCAAGTTTACTTGTATActatacttgtatatatatttgtaaatatttatgtatatatgcttTAAATTAAAGGATCTGCATCATATTGTATATTAACTTTTTAACATAcccttttgaaaatatattttggttttaaccattcgtcaaaattattttctcgatttaaaggttttctttttgaataaaagcatttttggaagtttgggattttcgaggaaaattgagccctaacgttttgggttctgattttctttgtcaatCTTAAATAACCaagaatattctttattcaaaatgaatgcataaaaatcatttttgggaacttaacttgttgtgccctaacgtattgggtgtggcatgttactttctcgaaatgaagattttcgtaTAAAATAAGAGAGATATCcaaagttcggggattatgaggaattgtaccctaacgtattgggactcgatttctttacatgacttgaacaattggttatccttttgcaaatttcatcattcaagcttattttaaaatcttttctaacttttgacactaagacattaaatagtcaatttggtaccgatttttgggcgttacgagggtgctaacccttcctcgtgcgtaactgactcccgaacctgttttcaaaattcgcagaccaaaataatttttaaggtgggccggtcacaccttaataaaggatcggtggtgactccaattttatttttaaaagtcgacaactaaatttttgtgtTCAAAAAGACGGTTTCGACAATATAAATCAGAAATTGGACCAAATCGGAAATAATCAGGGGAAagataaaattatcaaatagtCCTTGAAGTTCAACCTGTTTGTTGATttaaccaggtaagttcatatggtgtgtttgtatttaaatttttgtatatttgatTTATGGATTTGTGTATGTTTAGTAGTAGTTTGAAATGTTTACAATTTGGTACAAAAggtgaaatatggactaaattttaaagaactGATAAATTGAAtgtgatgaattttaatttgagatattagaaGAATTGGTGGATGATTATGATTGATTTAATCATATTGGTATGGATTTGACTGGTTTTTTAgatagaggattaaattgaataaaattgaaaatagtgtaacctagtgaaattgtgaaattggttTGAAATTAAGATGATTCATGTtattatatgaatgaaatgagtatttgattaattaattgaatatGATAAATGGTGATTTGACTAtaattgaaatttgaatggttATTATCCTATTAACTATTCGGGCAGAGTCGAATATAACTGACATGTCATATGATAGATCAAGTACGGGTTACTTCGACCACGGGTCAGTGAGTGCGGGGCACATTTGCACTTCAATTATACCGATGAGCACAAGGCGCAACTTATTTACTTCGAAATtgttcgatgaggcactgggtgtcaaattggtgtgttggttggatattgatgtgttggttggatttgCGTATTCGTTTGAGTCCGAGTCAGGTTAATAGGGGTATAAAATGTgatatttgataaatgatatatAAATTGGATTAATAATGTGACTTGGTAATACAAAACTGATTTACGATATATGAATATTGATAGTATGTGAAAGATTATGCGAATATATATACGAGCCCGAATGGTCGATAAGGAAATGTGGCAAATCTATAAATTCTATTCAAAATTCGAACAATGAATCGAAATAATGATTGTCATTAAATTGAAATTGGATGTATTGTTGATAAATagatgaaatggtatgaatttgttattaaattgattaaatgttgaTTGATTATGTGAATGGCAGTGAAATGTTGATTATAAGTAGATTGaaatattatatgtttgaatCACTATATTATACGATATATTTTGAAAACTCACCTTGTTGAATTGTAATTGTCATGTTCAAGCAAACTTGTCAACTAGTAGCTTAtcatattaaattgatattgaGGTAAGTTATGGTTAATGTCTATGAACttattaaatattcaatatgcTTAGCCTGTTGTTTTCCCTTTCCCTATAGATTGTTAACTTGCAAAAAATGTTAAGTGGATTGTCGAGAAACTCATACTATCATTtatattattcataaaatttattaaaaatataaaataatacaaaaaaactTATTTGCACATACTATTAATTCGTGTAATCGCGTACAATtaagaaaagtaattaaaatatatttagatatatattaatatatattttatttaaagttaaaaaataaactatTGAAATAATACCAATAAATTCAAAACAGTATATCAAAGTATATTAATACCCATGTAAAAAgtgattatatgaaactttgatttCATGTTATTTCTATCTCTTTTCAATAGGAGaataacaaattaaatttttattatggattttcaatttttttcctcaataaatttaaatacaactaaaaattaaaaaaaaattaaaaaaatctaatttgtcattttaaaaataacatgaaattagAATTTAATACTATCTTTTctcatacctatatatatatatcattaccaaaatgaaataataaatccAGCAATACTATATTTTATAAGCTTTTTTTTTATCGTTGAAACTGGAATCACTTATGGGTGCAGGTGATGTAATTACTATTCCTTGCTTTCCTCCGTGGGAAGCGACATAATTCAGAGACCCACCCAGGCGTCAGTACGGTAGCCACGTGGAGCCCCCCAACCCAAATGTAAGCTCAAGAATCTATCTGAGACCTTGGTTTTGAAGTCAAGAAAATGACCACTTTCCTCTCCCACCAAGTAGCCGTTAACCCTCTGCTTCCTTCTGCCTTACATATACCATTGTACTTATTGTTACTCTTTATATTTATTTCAACGTGACATGGCAGACAACAGCCATTCGAATTTCAAACTAAAAAGACACAAAAGTAGGACTTCTCACTtgggttttcttattttttttccaaggCTTTCTAGCTAGTTTTGTGAATTTATCAAGTTCCTAGTTGTTGGGTTCTTTCCCTGCATAATCATATTCATATTCTGCTTCTGTGATGGTAACAATAATGGTAGATTTTCTAATCTGGATATTTTGTTGATTTATGTGAAGTGTATCCAAGGGTGAAAGTGAGGGttcaagaagaagaagaggacCATTTCCCACCCCACAACAACAATCACCATGAACCCTCTCTGTTTTTGAgctttctcgaatctctatccaaaCAAGGTTATACTTGCATCAACTTttcctttttttgaaaaaaaaaaaaaaaggttatgttATGTCTACTTGTTTCAAGTATTTTGAATTGTGTCTTTTGCAGAAAAGGAGAATAAAATCAATTCCCCACCTTCAAATTCAATTTCCAGTATCACAAAAGCTTATATCACTAGCCCAACGCCAAaaggttgatatatatatatatggtaattCTGCATTAGCATGCCTTTCTTATTATGTTGATCAGACAGCTTCTCCATTTATCATGTCAGATGGTGGAACAGTTAAGAAGAACAAGAAGCAGATTGGGAAAGATATGAAATCAAATGTAAAAGCTAGTTCAGTACTACCCCCTCGAGCTGTTCTGTCCAGTCCTGGTAATCtgattctttttttctcttttcttcatcatgttttcaatttagtgCAGGAAGGAGCTCATATGAGTTGGATCTTTGTTTCAGATAACGATAGAATGATTGGGAGCATAAACAAGTTAGATTATGCAAGTTCCTCAGCTTCGAAGAAACGTCCAGCCGACGTTGGCACACCAAGTTCTCCCAACATTGGGAAAGGCCCCAAGCCCAAGACTGAAAATGTTAAACACACTCCAAGTGCAGCACGAACCAAGATTATTACCAAAGGTGGCTACAACACTGACATTGTTAAACCCACTCCAGATTCGGATGTTGGGAAAGGTCCCAAGGCTAAAAATCCTGGACTTGCTGCAAGTACTAGGAAGGGTGTCGTCTGAAGTACGTATAGGAGATGGAATATTAACAAATTTGTATTTTGGGAATATTCAAATGATAATCTTGAGTCTACATTTgacaacattttttttttctcgTGGGCACCTTCAATTGTTTTTAGTTCCTTTTCTAGGGGAATATCTAACTAGAATCACCATTTCCTCTTATGCTTTGCCTCGGCCTGCCCTTGATTTCATTTCTCTTCACATGGCCCACCTCACTTAGCTGGCGAAGACTGGAAATGCATGGCAAAGACGACACACTTGTTTTTGCCTTCCAATTTCCAATTGCCACGTGGTTATTTTTGCCTACACCCTTTTCCGTCCCGCCAAGTCATTTCTAAATTGCATCACtaaaaaaacataagaataatCACCCAATTGGTTTTCCTTCAAAttagctatttaatttttttgaaattaaatgtttatgttttagtcactccCCGTTAGTTTCCGTTAATTCAGTGGCAGAAGTTTAACGTGGACTTTTTTATTgacctaataacaaatttagcccttcaatatttatatattctattaatttgatcttaAATTAAATGATTCAACAAGTTCTATCAAGAAACAATTGAACTCTCTCTCACTCTTGACAATACATAGCCCCAACCCTCTCGTGAATCACCATATATAATGCATCACCATCTTTAACTCACTCTTACCAACCACTAGCACCAACAACAATCTTGAGTATTTTGGGGTGTTGTGGATGTTAAGATTTCAAAGTAttctagggttaattttggatCAAGGGTTAGAAGTTAGATGGTGAGAGATGGGTCAGGCTTGGTGCACAATGGGTCTTAGGTAAATGGTTGATGGGAGTGGTGAGTAGGAGTTAATGGGGAAATGGTGATGACATCGGACAAAAGAGGAGATGTTGAGTTCGTGAGGTTTGTGGTTGTCTCAACCAGATTTGGCTATTGCTTTTAAGTCGAATGAAGGGTGACTAGATGAAGCTTCAATGTTTCTTGAGTGTTGCGAGAATAGGAAATGATGATGGTGAGGGTGAGTTGAAGATGTTAATATATTGTGTATGATGGTTGATGAGAGGGTAGGATGAGTGTATTGCCAAGAGTGAGAAAGGTTTCAATTGTTTCTTGATAAATtctgtgagttttttttttaatttaggacaaattgattgaatgtGTAAACATTGGAGGCTAAAATTATTATTAGGCCGATGGAAAAATCCCACGTTAGTCTTTTGTTACTGAGTCAACAAAAACTAAAGagagagtgactaaaatatttaatttcgaaaagtTAAGTGACTAAATAAAAGAAGTTAACaatttagtgactaaaatagaaCCAAATgcatagttgggtgactattcTTGTAGTTTACTTTTTTTTAGCGATGCAATTTAGAACTGACTTAGGGGCACAAAAAAGGTTGTAGACAAAAATAACCATGTGGCAATTGGAACTTGGAAGGCAAAAACATAAGGTGCAAAGTCTCGAGATGAGACATGGTGATCTTGTATCAACACATAAAACATCGAAGCTAAATTAGAGGGAAAATCCAATCCAGAATCTTAAGACATGACTCTATTATCTCGGGACTTCAAACTTCGAAGCTAAAATTTTTGGAATAGGGTAGGCATGTCTTAAGACACGGCTTCAAATCTTGAGACATTGCCATGCATTTTGCTAGTTTAACCCAAAATTCGTAACTTGGCTTCATTTTTTACCGCCCTTGACCTCGGTTTAATGAATACGGGCCCATTTAAACTTGTTTAGCATGCATAAAATGTTTTTTATTGCCACGCTTGTATTACTTTTATCAGTTTCATAATTGTGTAATGATTTGAGTTTTGATTTGCTTCGACAACGAATATGACGTCTTAAGTCCATTCGTCATCCGAGTCGGATGTAGGGTGTTACACGATATACTATAGGTCCAAATAGAAGTTTTGTAGCTCGAGATATGCCCAAAATACTGAAGTAGTGTATGTTGGAAGTCCAATCGGCAAAATATTGCCAACATTAATCTTTAAGCTCACTTTTCTCCAATCTTTTCACCtaatacatgaaaaataaaataatcaaggACCCTAAAAAcccaatttaaaagaaaatttatcacAAATAAATAGGAATTTATGCACTTATTATATAACTACTTACTTCTAAGGGTGAGTGTTCAATCGAAccgagtgaaaaaatttcgagttaatcgagttgacgagtcttattttattatcctaactcgatttgaaatttgttcgaatcgagttgagtgaaataaaatttgattcgatttgaatcgaatcgaatcgagtgaaattattcgagttagattaaaaaattaaacatgtcaaactAAAATCTTGTTctagtataactaattccatgttagagcacataaatttgaaactatatatatttgaaatcttttccaaagaaaaaaaaaaccttagtatgataaacttgaatcattaattaacttatttaggtcccaaaattatttattttaaaatattcttaaaattttaaaatctttatatattttttagaattttttaaatataaattttggaatttttataaatattttgaattttttaaaattattttgattttttaaaaagttttttagagagaccaatttgctcattttcaaaattgacagggacAAAAGGGGTATTTACATCAatctattattcaaattatttgaattgtaaaattcaactcgactcgaaactcgaattacttgttcgagttgactcgaataacttgattcatttaactcgaaatttgaattttttttcgatttttctaATGTaattgagttttgctcacccctaattacTTCATTCTCAGATcctttgtaacaccctgaaaGTTGCTACAGTAAAAAAAtgagatattatctttgatacagtaaaataaagaaataaagtgacaaaaaaggaaaatttgagttatgtcaacaaaatttatttaggaagtatattatgatgtattaattcaagaaaggactaaattgaaaaagtgagaaaagttttgtggccaaagagtaaatactcaaaatttgtgaggttaaagtgtaaatatggaaaagttaaaggaccaatagtgaaaatattttaatggtggaatgatctagaaactaagaaaaatggatgaattaggaccaaattgaataagtgaaaaaAGTATGAGgggttaaatcataattttactaaaatgagTGATAATTCAATGGAGGAATTTTGAAGGATCATAAGGGGGAAAATGGTCATTTATCAAGGAAGATAAATTTGaagagtaatgatgatgttggtgatattttagattaaataaataaataaatattagtttattaatattttgatttgacatttatttatattttattaattttttatttagtatataaggaaagaaagatgaagactttttttcatctttccatactactaacgtgagaagaagaaaagaaagaaagaaagaaattttcttttctttacaatttagtccttttaccaaaaatctaCCATTTTTACTTAGAAgttaaaagaatttccatagccaccaagagagaaaaataataaggagattatggagagctagaatatcaagttagattcaagaaaataGAAGTTGAAGGGGAGAGAAAGTCAAGTTAAAGTTTGGTTTCAAGAGAATAAGGTATGGATGTTaaggttttatgttatttttaagtttagtAGTGATAGAAAAGCATAAAAATGGTGTTAAAGTAAAGATTTCTCATGAGTAAATATTGTGTTTTTGACATGTTGATGAAGAGAGACGTTGAGTAAGTGAATCAAGTGGTAGGAGAAGAGAAAAACAAGAGATTTTGATAGAAAAGAGATAAGTACCCATGAACTTTCTTGTTatttaaggaataaaatgtgatttttgtaaaGTAAGTGGTAATTAAGTAATATATATAGTGTGAAATAATTTCTTAAGTGAATgaggaaattataataaaagtataatagTTGGGTTATGTGTTAGcaaaaatatacaaagtattagaTAAGTGAAATTAtgacaaaatgtgaaattttatggaaacaatgactaaattgaaagactTGAGAAATATATGTGGTAAAAATAATAcaagtgaaatacatagaaa containing:
- the LOC107952727 gene encoding uncharacterized protein, whose translation is MADNSHSNFKLKRHKMYPRVKVRVQEEEEDHFPPHNNNHHEPSLFLSFLESLSKQEKENKINSPPSNSISSITKAYITSPTPKDGGTVKKNKKQIGKDMKSNVKASSVLPPRAVLSSPDNDRMIGSINKLDYASSSASKKRPADVGTPSSPNIGKGPKPKTENVKHTPSAARTKIITKGGYNTDIVKPTPDSDVGKGPKAKNPGLAASTRKGVV